One Helianthus annuus cultivar XRQ/B chromosome 7, HanXRQr2.0-SUNRISE, whole genome shotgun sequence genomic region harbors:
- the LOC110868858 gene encoding ribulose bisphosphate carboxylase/oxygenase activase, chloroplastic isoform X1, giving the protein MLPRGIPSNLDHVAVNLSKANPFTPQNSGTHITTISPKTILQSIHTFTTHSSFQFNKRSMATAAVSTFGATVNRAPLSSGVAAVPSSSFLGGSLKKVVNSRLVNNNKFSTFKVLAAEKEIDESQQTDKDRWRGLAYDMSDDQQDITRGKGMVDSLFQAPQDVGTHFAVMSSYEYISTGLRTYLDNNMDGFYIAPAFMDKLVVHITKNFMTLPNIKVPLILGVWGGKGQGKSFQCELVFAKMGITPIMMSAGELESGNAGEPAKLIRQRYREAADIIKKGKMCALFINDLDAGAGRMGGTTQYTVNNQMVNATLMNIADNPTNVQLPGMYNKEENPRVPIIVTGNDFSTLYAPLIRDGRMEKFYWAPTREDRIGVCIGIFRTDNVADDDIVKLVDTFPGQSIDFFGALRARVYDDEVRKWIGEVGVETIGKKLVNSREGPPTFEQPKMTIEKLLEYGFMLVQEQDNVKRVQLAETYLDSAALGDANKDAMETGKFFSKSIKS; this is encoded by the exons ATGCTGCCACGTGGCATTCCTTCTAATCTTGATCATGTGGCCGTTAATCTTTCAAAAGCCAATCCTTTCACTCCCCAAAATTCTGGTACACACATTACCACTATAAGTCCCAAAACCATCCTTCAATCCATCCACACTTTCACTACTCACTCATCTTTTCAATTCAACAAGAGATCCATGGCCACCGCCGCGGTTTCGACCTTCGGTGCCACCGTTAACCGTGCCCCG TTGAGCAGTGGTGTGGCTGCAGTCCCAAGTTCAAGTTTCTTGGGTGGTAGCTTAAAGAAGGTAGTTAACTCGAGACTCGTCAACAACAACAAGTTTTCGACGTTCAAGGTCTTGGCAGCTGAGAAAGAGATCGACGAATCCCAACAGACTGACAAGGACAGATGGAGGGGACTCGCGTACGATATGTCCGATGATCAACAAGACATCACTAGAGGTAAGGGTATGGTTGATTCTCTCTTCCAGGCTCCACAAGATGTCGGGACCCACTTCGCGGTCATGAGTTCGTACGAGTACATTAGTACCGGTCTTCGCAC ATATTTAGACAACAACATGGATGGATTCTACATCGCGCCCGCTTTCATGGACAAGCTTGTTGTGCACATCACCAAGAACTTCATGACTTTGCCCAACATCAAG GTACCACTAATTTTGGGTGTCTGGGGAGGCAAAGGTCAAGGGAAATCTTTCCAATGTGAACTTGTGTTTGCCAAGATGGGAATCAC ACCTATCATGATGAGTGCTGGAGAATTGGAAAGTGGAAACGCCGGAGAGCCCGCGAAGCTCATCAGACAGCGGTACCGTGAGGCGGCTGACATCATCAAGAAGGGGAAAATGTGCGCTCTCTTCATCAACGATCTTGATGCAGGAGCGGGTCGAATGGGTGGAACAACACAATACACAGTCAACAACCAGATGGTCAACGCTACACTCATGAACATTGCGGATAACCCAACCAATGTCCAACTCCCCGGAATGTACAACAAGGAGGAGAACCCCCGTGTCCCCATCATCGTCACAGGAAACGATTTCTCAACATTGTACGCGCCCCTCATCCGTGACGGTCGTATGGAGAAGTTCTACTGGGCTCCCACTAGAGAAGACCGGATTGGTGTGTGTATTGGTATTTTCCGTACTGACAATGTGGCTGACGATGACATTGTCAAACTTGTCGACACTTTCCCAGGACAATCCATCG ATTTCTTTGGCGCGTTGAGGGCAAGAGTGTACGATGATGAAGTAAGGAAGTGGATCGGAGAAGTTGGTGTTGAAACCATTGGAAAGAAGCTTGTGAACTCAAGGGAGGGACCCCCGACATTCGAGCAACCCAAAATGACAATAGAGAAGCTCCTCGAGTACGGATTCATGCTTGTCCAGGAACAAGACAACGTGAAGAGAGTCCAATTGGCCGAAACCTACTTGGACTCTGCGGCTCTTGGAGACGCTAACAAGGATGCCATGGAAACCGGCAAATTCTTTAGTAAGTCCATAAAATCTTAA
- the LOC110867402 gene encoding probable transcriptional regulator RABBIT EARS isoform X2, whose translation MKMEQYSQYLMSVKSNNSILVNPCSSQYSWEEHAFAEDARGPLGAFVWPPRSYSCSFCRREFRSAQALGGHMNVHRREKARFKQNVNSTTSTTFTDPFRVCSIPALGQESIDSSCDTKSCVYDGIGVVETSLVLGFDLDACSNTGGGGGKRRKRSSVTPPVMGGLDLELRLASFHAW comes from the coding sequence ATGAAAATGGAGCAATATTCACAATACTTGATGTCTGTGAAGAGCAACAACAGCATCCTCGTGAACCCGTGTTCCAGCCAGTATTCATGGGAGGAACACGCGTTCGCTGAAGATGCTAGAGGGCCCCTCGGCGCTTTTGTTTGGCCGCCGAGGTCGTACTCTTGTAGCTTTTGTAGAAGAGAGTTTAGGTCAGCTCAAGCACTTGGTGGTCACATGAATGTTCATCGGAGAGAAAAGGCTAGGTTCAAGCAAAATGTAAATAGTACTACAAGTACTACATTTACTGATCCTTTTAGGGTTTGTTCAATACCAGCATTAGGTCAAGAAAGTATTGATAGTAGTTGTGACACAAAAAGTTGTGTTTATGATGGGATTGGGGTGGTTGAGACAAGTTTAGTTTTAGGGTTTGACTTGGATGCGTGTTCAAATACAGGTGGTGGCGGTGGTAAGAGGCGGAAGAGGAGTAGCGTTACACCGCCGGTCATGGGCGGGTTAGATCTCGAGTTGAGGCTAGCTAGCTTTCATGCATGGTGA
- the LOC110868858 gene encoding ribulose bisphosphate carboxylase/oxygenase activase, chloroplastic isoform X2, with product MLPRGIPSNLDHVAVNLSKANPFTPQNSGTHITTISPKTILQSIHTFTTHSSFQFNKRSMATAAVSTFGATVNRAPLSSGVAAVPSSSFLGGSLKKVVNSRLVNNNKFSTFKVLAAEKEIDESQQTDKDRWRGLAYDMSDDQQDITRGKGMVDSLFQAPQDVGTHFAVMSSYEYISTGLRTYLDNNMDGFYIAPAFMDKLVVHITKNFMTLPNIKVPLILGVWGGKGQGKSFQCELVFAKMGITPIMMSAGELESGNAGEPAKLIRQRYREAADIIKKGKMCALFINDLDAGAGRMGGTTQYTVNNQMVNATLMNIADNPTNVQLPGMYNKEENPRVPIIVTGNDFSTLYAPLIRDGRMEKFYWAPTREDRIGVCIGIFRTDNVADDDIVKLVDTFPGQSIDFFGALRARVYDDEVRKWIGEVGVETIGKKLVNSREGPPTFEQPKMTIEKLLEYGFMLVQEQDNVKRVQLAETYLDSAALGDANKDAMETGKFFTDKKE from the exons ATGCTGCCACGTGGCATTCCTTCTAATCTTGATCATGTGGCCGTTAATCTTTCAAAAGCCAATCCTTTCACTCCCCAAAATTCTGGTACACACATTACCACTATAAGTCCCAAAACCATCCTTCAATCCATCCACACTTTCACTACTCACTCATCTTTTCAATTCAACAAGAGATCCATGGCCACCGCCGCGGTTTCGACCTTCGGTGCCACCGTTAACCGTGCCCCG TTGAGCAGTGGTGTGGCTGCAGTCCCAAGTTCAAGTTTCTTGGGTGGTAGCTTAAAGAAGGTAGTTAACTCGAGACTCGTCAACAACAACAAGTTTTCGACGTTCAAGGTCTTGGCAGCTGAGAAAGAGATCGACGAATCCCAACAGACTGACAAGGACAGATGGAGGGGACTCGCGTACGATATGTCCGATGATCAACAAGACATCACTAGAGGTAAGGGTATGGTTGATTCTCTCTTCCAGGCTCCACAAGATGTCGGGACCCACTTCGCGGTCATGAGTTCGTACGAGTACATTAGTACCGGTCTTCGCAC ATATTTAGACAACAACATGGATGGATTCTACATCGCGCCCGCTTTCATGGACAAGCTTGTTGTGCACATCACCAAGAACTTCATGACTTTGCCCAACATCAAG GTACCACTAATTTTGGGTGTCTGGGGAGGCAAAGGTCAAGGGAAATCTTTCCAATGTGAACTTGTGTTTGCCAAGATGGGAATCAC ACCTATCATGATGAGTGCTGGAGAATTGGAAAGTGGAAACGCCGGAGAGCCCGCGAAGCTCATCAGACAGCGGTACCGTGAGGCGGCTGACATCATCAAGAAGGGGAAAATGTGCGCTCTCTTCATCAACGATCTTGATGCAGGAGCGGGTCGAATGGGTGGAACAACACAATACACAGTCAACAACCAGATGGTCAACGCTACACTCATGAACATTGCGGATAACCCAACCAATGTCCAACTCCCCGGAATGTACAACAAGGAGGAGAACCCCCGTGTCCCCATCATCGTCACAGGAAACGATTTCTCAACATTGTACGCGCCCCTCATCCGTGACGGTCGTATGGAGAAGTTCTACTGGGCTCCCACTAGAGAAGACCGGATTGGTGTGTGTATTGGTATTTTCCGTACTGACAATGTGGCTGACGATGACATTGTCAAACTTGTCGACACTTTCCCAGGACAATCCATCG ATTTCTTTGGCGCGTTGAGGGCAAGAGTGTACGATGATGAAGTAAGGAAGTGGATCGGAGAAGTTGGTGTTGAAACCATTGGAAAGAAGCTTGTGAACTCAAGGGAGGGACCCCCGACATTCGAGCAACCCAAAATGACAATAGAGAAGCTCCTCGAGTACGGATTCATGCTTGTCCAGGAACAAGACAACGTGAAGAGAGTCCAATTGGCCGAAACCTACTTGGACTCTGCGGCTCTTGGAGACGCTAACAAGGATGCCATGGAAACCGGCAAATTCTTTA CCGACAAAAAAGAATAG